The window tttagtgttataGATCTTAGATTTGTgctgtggatgtatttagtgttataGATCATGTTAATATTACCTGTTTTAGATTTGTCAGATATGGATCGAGCACGCTGGGGTAGGAAAAAGTTTCACCTAACATTTTTACAAGTTTGCCAAGAGAATTAAACCCTGCAGTGTAAAAGTGCAGCGTCGATAGCTTATGCACACTGGTTATGGAGGGAGGGTTAAAAAACGGCAGGCAGACGTGAGGCCAACAGCACACAACATTTGTCAAGAATTCTGCAACTCTTCAAACAAGCAAGCGATGATACGACCTGTATTACAAGCATTCAGCGCACATATGAGTAAATTGATACTTCAGTTGGCCATACACAATCAAAATCACAACTCAGTCTTCAAAACAACCGGAGGCTCCGGACATAGATCTTTTAATAGCTAGCGAGAACTCCATACAGGAATACGTTATCCTTCTCATATCAAACATATTATTCGGATAAGGCGGTGCTTGAAATTGAACATGGCACACAACCCCAGAGGAACTGTTTCTCATCTGACACGAGCTTCATGGCGGTAAAAACTAGAAGTAGAGGACCAAGTCCTTTGCTTATTTGGCTTTGGGGTGCGAGGCGATGAAGTCCACTGCAGCTTTAATGGAGTCAATTTTGTCAGCTTCATTGTCAGGTATCTCAAAGCCAAATTCCTCTTCCAAGGACATCACAACCTCTACTGCATCCAAACTGTCTAGGCCAAGATCATCCTTAAAGTGGGCATCTGCTTTCACCTACAGGACAATGCAAAGAAACCAATTAATGATTTCAAACGCTACAAAACTCATCACAAGGAGCACTCCGCAATTCAGTCCACCCAACCAAAGCAAAACAGAAACAAATCACCATGCCCAAACGCTGAAACTGCAGCATTTTACCTCTGCTCTGCTGTAAACTTCAGTAGCACAATTGTGCAGGCCAAAGACTCAGAATGCAAGTAAATGCAAGCTAGCTAGCGCAGTTTTTCTTCTGAAAATTAGATGGTTCACAGCATGGAAAATTGGGTTGCTATGAATGGTTTTCTGTTCCCACCATTTTTTGCTAATTTACTATGTGTAGTGAAACATATTATTCGTTTGCAATCCAATCATTTTACATGACCTAGTTCGAGTTAGGTCACAGAGAACACCAGCTACAGTGCATAAAAAAACGAAAATGCTATTGTGCTGACGTTCCCTGGGAGGGCATGGCAAAACAAAAACTTTTCATGGCAATTTATGTTGTCGCGAGGATGGCAAATTTCTTCAGCGAGCACGCCCTATGCGTGACTAACTAGTGTTTTGTACAACTCAAGTCAAAATAGGAGGTGCAGTGCGCAATTAACTCTAAACAGTAATCACCAGATTTCTAAAAGATGTTCTGGATCTGGAAATCAGCTGATCAGTTACCAAATATTAGTGAGCTAAAGCAGAAAGATTGCCCATGCGAATCAACAGAAGCATAGTGATGACAAGAACGCACTAATAAAAAGGCACACATGTTATGTCATCGAACTGATAATCTAAAACCACTCATGAATGATTCCTCGGGCATTCTGGCTTTGAAAGCTCCGCCAGTGGTTCCTCCCcatctcaaatccatacaaactcgGATGCATACATATAATTAAAGTGGCTATGCTAGAGCTCCTCATGAGCATCCATAGGTTTGGGCGTTGGCTCTCCCTGTGTTGACATGTGTACAAGTTTGATTTTTCTGTTTTTGATTAATTTTTACTGCTTTTGGAATTTACTGCTGAAGGTCTTCGTTTTCCACGTATTCGGTGTTCTCCGGAAGGACCCCGACTCTTCGTTGAAAATATCCAGTCTCTCCTTCTAGGCTCTCCCCCTCCTACATATGTTTCCTCTCAATCTCTACCACCGCACATGAGAAGTCCTCCATTATCGCATCCATCCCTCGCGCGCCTGCCACCATCTGCCGCCGGCTGTCGCTGGCTGGTTAGTGGCGGCTCTCCACGCCCATGGCCCCTCCCTCTGTTCTCTCAAAGCCGGCGGCAGCGCTGTGTCCGCGTCATCCGCGACCTTCCTTAACGAGCGACGTCCACCTCCAGTTTGCCCCTTCCTCCCGGTGTACCAAGCCGCACATCGACGCGGCCATGTCCGCACACATTGTGCGTGCTCTGGCCCATGTTCTACCCAGGGGTGCCTCCTCCTGCTCTATAGTAGGCTGCTGCCACGTTCCCTCCACATGGTTGCATCCGTGAACTTGGAGGCGATGACCCTGTATCTTTTCTCATGCTATGTGTGGTGAATTTTGACCAATCTTGGCTGACTTGCTGCACAACTTCATATATGTGAAGTTGTCATGTACTTGGATTTTTTTGGCATGTACGATCTTTTGAAAATGGTCGTTACATGTATAGCAATTTGATTTTGTTTTTCTGTTACTGATTAGTTGATCCATTTAGTTGGAACATAAACCGGTTTTCGTTAGAAACATTCACAAATTAGTGTGGTTAATAGAAATGAAAATTTAGAAACACTATATGCTGCCACATAATATATAGTTGATTGTTTGGTTGCAAATCTACCTCATACATTAAATTGATTGGTTTGGCATAATCCTTAAGAAGTATTCCATTGCTGACAGTTTGTTTCAAAATGGATTGTTCTGACTTTGCAATCCTCTAACTAGAATGGCATGTTTTCTTATGCTAATTTTTTATGTGTTTCTTGCAGGGTCGAGGAGTACTTGACTCAGGTCTGCATCAAGAGATTGGAGTTAGCCACAAGAACTTGAAATTGATTCTAACAAGGCTGATGCACCCTACGGCATGGTGAATGCACCTACACACACAATCCATGCTATTGAATTATCTAAAAAGATAACTTGTTGTTCCCAAGAACCTGGTTAAAGTGGTATGTGTAGTCTGCCATAGTGTTTGTCAATATATCAATTATATGAAAATAGACGGGTCGTGATTAGGTAAAGACATCAGTTATTTATAAAGTTTTAGACTCTTGCTATCATGCATGTCTCTATAGATCACTAGCAAAATTTGTCCTAATCATTTCATTGTTGTCATTATCTGTTGTTTGTTCACGAAGATAGATCCCCTTTTGCGAGCTGACCAATACAAATTAATGGTAATGATCATGGTTGATTTACGCTGTTAGATCAAATGTTTGAGAATTTGTTCCTTAAATCCAAAAATATTCTGTTTGTTACTACCCCTTTAATATTCAGTGTATTGATTCCCTTCATGTGTGTCCAGATCTATGTCAATTGGAGATTTCACAAGGAATTGATGAATTTCAGGATCGACTGAGCACGGAGTGACGCAGAGAGGGCAACAAGGCATATGAAGCAACAACAAGCCACCAAGCTAGCATACACATGAGATATGGGTTTGATTTGTGAGTGATTCGACATGTATTGTCCTTCATATTGTGCAGTGAGTAAGGTACAATTAATTCCTTATGGTAGTTGGGAGCCCAAAGGTAGTTCCGACAACAGACATGAGGTAGCAGACTAATCCCATGGTCTTCCCCGCTGCCCAATGTTGGTGTGCTATTTCAGATCAATACCTTCATATAGCAGCAATATGAAAATATCTAAACATGTTGTTTCAGATATTGGTGCTAGCAAGCATAGGTATCTGTATTATCAATAGTTGCATCTGTACTTTGTATAATTAGTCAATATTTTCATATTTTGGTTATCTCAATATGGTGGAAGAAAGCATGTTATTTTATGAAAATTAGATAGCTGCTTTTGCGCTTCATATCTAAGGGTGTTGTTTGAGTGCTAATAGTTTTACACTTTTACTAACTATATATTCCTTTGACATTTCATATAGACCTATCTGAGCCAATATTCTAAGCCTCATACCATTTGATTAATTAGACAATATATTTGTCGCAAGTCGTAACTGTCCTGCTTGATTACTAATTTCAGATTTGTTCTTCCTTATTGTGGGGGGCATATCTATATTCTAAGAAACATTGGTGTACATGGTAGACATTTCTTGACATGGCTATTATGTCTAGATTTTGGTTCTATGGTACATAACAAATTAGCTTCTTGGTCTACATAACTAACTTGCCGAGGGTTTTGGCTGTGGATGTCGTTTAAGGTGTATGCTGCAACCATTGTGAGCAGTGTGTCTACTAACATTGTCAAGAGGGCTTGCTGATTACTGGTTGTTTGAGCCACCAGCGGCCTGAGCTGTTCTCTTTTGTGTTATTGGATACTCATTTATCTACAAAGATAGTACTCGAGAGCGAAGATCTCAGAGATTTTATTTCCCATTGCCTCTGTCTGAGCAGTGAGTAGTCCTCTTCACCTTGGCTAATTCTGTACTCATATAGAGCAAGATCTCTGGACGTATCAACTGAATTCCATTCACCTGGATACTCTTCTACCTCGCAGGTGTATCAAATTTTGCACTCTGGCAGTCTTGAAACCCCTCCTACTTTTAAATGGAAAAAGAAAATCTTGCTGTCAAagcaagcatcaattttttttctGGCCATAACTAAGACAAATCCAAGAGCAATCTTACTCACGTGTCATGTGTGGTCTTCAGACAATTGGATCAAGGGATCACCTCTGTTTCAATTGGTAGTTTGCAAAGTCGTCCTACTTATGCCTTGGCATTAATCTGGgacattgtttttttattgtttttgaGGGACTGCTTTTTTGGATAATATTTCAAACTCTTAGGCAAGCAATCAGTAATCTTTTTTTAGAGAGATGATCACTCACTGCTTTTTCCTTGCTATGCTTGCAATAGGAAAACCACCTACTTTTTTCTCCAAATATAAAGCAAAAACTACGGATGGATGGATCTGTCAGTCATTGATTGGGTTTCTACAACATAAACAAGTAAAAATTTGCTGCTTTCATGCAACGGATCTTATGTGCTCTAAGAAGTTCAAGTTGGAAAAAAAAAATAGAACCATATTGCTTTCTTCTGTGGTAGATGCAGGATGGAAGAGCAGGAGTGAAATTGCAATCAGAAGCTTCGAAAATTCAACAAGATTCTGGGCAGGCATCATCAAACGGTGGAAATCTCTTCTCTcccaacaaacaaataaaaacacacgCACGCCCAGCTCGCTCTCAAATCCACTACCACCTATTCTCCGCTCGGAATAATAAATAATAGTATAGATGAACACACGAGTTTCTGCACGGGCGGTGTGCCGCCGCGCATCCGCCTGCTAGTAATACCTATAAGCGGCTAAGCTAGATTGCTTAATAGGAGGGGAGATCTATCTAACCAACAGCGTACAACATGTCAACATTTGAAACAACGCCGATCAATGTTGCTTCCTCCCAACAGAAAGAAAATGTAAGAAATGATAAACAAAAGGGAACACTGGGCATCCAAGCTGTTGATTTGATCCTACTATGGAACTGGTAGCAAGAAAAGGAGGGCTTGGAGGGGGACCTTGGATGGGTCGTCGATCTTCTGGAAGTTCTTGACGACCTTGATGGTGCGCTCGGTGACCTCGTCCTTGTCCAGGAACGACCCCTTGGCGTCCTCCGACGACATCCACCGCCGCCGCGACAGGGCCCCCTGCAGTGCCGCTGCCGGCCTGAGGGCCACCGACGACGCGGGGGCCGCGGCCAAGCGGAGGTGTCGCAGCACCAggttcctcgccgccgccgccgccatttggGTGGGATGGGTGCTTAGCTCCGGGGAGGGGGGCAGAGGGGGTCGGAGGAAGCGTGATGCGTTGCGGCGGCGGGGCGAGAGTTTTCTGGGCTGGGGATCTGGGGTGGAGTGGGGGAAGAGGAGAGCGGCCGGGTTTTAGGCCAATTGGGCTTGGACGAGACCATCATGCTCCCGTCTACGTGCCTTGATTTGATTAAAACAAAATAAGGTCTGACCTTACCCCTTTAAAATCATCAGGGGAaaaatgattagattagaaagaaaaaaaaaacagacgTAGGATTAAGTGGGAGCAcggagagggagcaggcaagccggatccattAGGCTTAGGTTTGTTCGTGGTGTATCCTACTCGGTCAGTTCGCCCCTCTCGACAACGAAAAAGCGCATATGAGAGAACAATTAGTTACGAGCACTGAGTGCTCGTAACAAGCGGTTCGGGAGCGCTACGCAGACAAATGTCACGCGCGGAGCGTTTCTGTAAGGAAAAACCAGCTGGCGCGGTTGGTTCTTGGTTTTTCCTTTTCGTTTTGTGGTTTCATGCATTTTGCAGTTTGACCTTCGAACTACCAGAATTTTCCGTTTTTTCTTTTCACGTGATAACACAAAAAAATACCAGTTCGCGCGGTTGGTTCCCCATTTCCCTTTTTCGTTTCCCTTTTTGTTCCTATTATATTTTTGGATAATGAAGATTTATGGGATAGTTACGGGCAGGGACTACCAACATTATTAAATGTGACCTTTCAAgtaaggaaaaaacagcaactttTTAATGCAAAACAGCAGTCTTCAGAATCGTTCAATCGTGTGAATTCTGTATAGGCACAGGTATACACTAGCAGAGGCACATGTGTATAACTTTACTAAATTGAAGAACAGCGCCCCCAGCGCTTGTGAACCTCCTACTCGTTTtcggctcgtttaattttcataaacatcttgaaggggggcataggtcgaagtgtgttTCGGTCGTGCAGCGTGCTGGTTCGTGCGGCGCGTTGTCCGTCATGGTGTGACACGGCGCCTTCGACGCGAGGGAACCTCCTGCTCACCTTCAGCttgtttaattttcataaacatttTGAAGGGGGGCATGTGTTTCGGTCGTGCAGCGTGCTGGTTCGTGCGGCGTGCTGGTTCATGTGGCGCGTTGCCCGTCGTGGTGTGACATGGCGCCTCCGGCGCGAGGGAACCCCCTCCTCGCTTtcggctcgtttaattttcataaacatcttgaagggggcaTAAGTCAAAGTGTGTTTTGGTCGTGCAGCATACTGATTCATGCAGCGTGCTGGTTCGTGCGGCGCGCTGTCCTTATGGTCTGACACGGCGCCTCCGGCGCGAGAAaacctcctgctcgccttcggctcgtttaattttcataaacatcttgaagggggggcaTAGGTCAAAGTGTGTTTCGGTCGTGCAGCGTGCTGGTTCGTGCAGCGTGCAAGTCGTGCAAAAGGCAAGCTCCTTTGTTTCGAAAGGCACGGGTTTGAAGCATGTGCAGTCACGTCTGCTTAAGAGCTAGGCATGGTTGAGGCTCTAGAGGTATGTGCGTGCATGCACATGTGTGGATCCTACGAAGACATTGGTATGTTGCCTCCGGAGGCACGTATTTGAAGCATGTGCAGTCACGCGTGCGTAGGAGCTAGCCATGGTTGAGGCTCTAGAGGTATGTGCGTGCATGCACATGTGTGTATTGTCCGGAGGCATAGGGCTTTGTCGCTTCCGGAGATAGGGTGTGAATCATCTACAGTCATGTATGCGTAGCAGCTAGCTACGGTTGAGGTGCTTTTGGTATGTGTGTATGGATATTGCTCAGGGGCATGGTGACCCAGGGCTTTGGTGGCACATGGCCATGTCATCTCTGGAGACACGAGAGGGTGGTCTTCTGTGACGCCTGGATAGTTAAGCTACAGCAAACCTCTGCTAAAGATGCCACGTCActtcaattactgttgctaatctcgcgttagttcaaaaccgatccgaattcaaatttgaaatcaagCAACgataaaacttttcaaatattaaaactaaaatgtgcgGAGTGAACCAATTAATTCATAGGAAATTATGGTGGAgaaaacacacttttataaagtagTTAATTGCACAATCATAAATAAAGCAAAGGCAAAACTATTAATTGCATACTATTAAATTAATAGACAAATACAAACTACTTTTATTTAATGTGCCACTATTATCATAGTAGTAGTATAATTAAATATACAAGTTTAAGTACTAAGTGATAAGAGTTTTTATAAAATTAAATCTAAAGAAGAACACAAAAGGAAAGTAaacaaaagagaaaagaaaagaccCCCCCCNNNNNNNNNNNNNNNNNNNNNNNNNNNNNNNNNNNNNNNNNNNNNNNNNNNNNNNNNNNNNNNNNNNNNNNNNNNNNNNNNNNNNNNNNNNNNNNNNNNNNNNNNNNNNNNNNNNNNNNNNNNNNNNNNNNNNNNNNNNNNNNNNNNNNNNNNNNNNNNNNNNNNNNNNNNNNNNNNNNNNNTGTCGATGGAAACCTAGACCTAACCCACTCCTCCCCCACGTTCTCCACACCACGATCCCCTCGCTCCCTCTGcccctcccccgatccagatcgaggggCAGGGAACCCCGGCGACCGCGCCGCCCAACGCCTGGATGCTGGCGCCCACCCCGGTGCCGCCCCTCGCCGGATGCCTCGCCCTCCTCCCCGGAACCCCCTCGTTGCGACGCCCCTCACCTCACCTCCCCGCTCGACGACGCCTCTCATCACGCCGACCTCGTCGCCCCCGGATCCTGTCGGCCGGAACgcctcgccgccctcctcctcgacgaacctccccgccggactgcctcccTGTCGCCGTCGTCTTCGACTTCCTCCTCGACTCCGCCGCCCCGTCCCTACAAACcccggtgaggccacggcctccgccctcctcctcctttccTCGTTTCCTCCTTGCTCGGCATCGTTCGCCGCGCGCGCGCCCGATTCCGCTACCCGCGTGCACCTGCTCTTGGCGCCGGACGCCTTCGCCGTTGCTGCGCGCGCGCCTCCGCGCTTGGCCATGCCCCGGCTCGCCGGCGCGTGCCCACGCCCCACCGCACGCGCTGCGTGTGCCCACGCTCTTCGCCCCGCTCCACCGTGTTGTCGCCGCGCGCTGCTTGGCTCCCTGGCCATGCCCGCTGATGGCTTCAGCGCGCGCCTCCCCACACTCCCTGGCCTCCACGCCCGCCCgcggcgcgcatcgccgcccctgaCCGCGTCCACCCCCTGCTGCCGCTCCTCTGCCGCCCGTGGGCCTGCTCGTCGCCGGCCTCGCTCCCCGCCTCCGCACCACCACTTCGGCCACCGCGCGCCCCCGCTGCCCACTACACgcgtccgccatggccgcgcccATCCCTGGCCTGCGCCGTGCCCCGCCGTGGCCGCCATCCACGCCCATGGCCGCGCCCTTCCCCCCTGGCCGGAGTCCGCTCCTCTGGAAGCCACGGGCGCACGCCCGCACCCGCATGCCCGTACGCCCGTTAAGGCCCATAGGGCCAATGACACATGGGGCCCAGCCCCCCAGAACAAAATTAAAAAAAGGACttaaaaagaattaaataaataaataataaacaaGTTAATTAACTAAATAGTTAACTTAATTAGTTCTGATTAGAttaactaattatgattaattaacctaatgactaattaacctaattaactactgttaattcactaaacagtctatgaccagtgggacccacctgtcaggttgaccaggtcaaccgctgacgtcatgctgacgtcatcaagcactattctggataatgttgttttaattaattaaataaatcctaaaaatgatttaaatcttttaaaattaatatacaaaatcaaccgtagctcggatggaaaaactttgtacatgaaagttgctcagaacgacgagacgagcccggatacgcagcccgatcgtctgccacacatccctagcatagcaatcacgcaactttccccctctgattcatctgtccgaaaacgcgaaacaccggggatattttcccggatgtttccccccttcaccggtaccacctcagaccgcgttagggcacccctagcaccgctacttgtcatgtcatgcatcgctatgcatctgtttgcttaatatttattgtttcttcccccctcttctcttgctagacacggagaccgacgccgctgctacccagtacaactacggtgttgacgacccctctctcttgccagagcaaccagacaagcccccccttgatcaccagatatcacctgctctcctctatactgcttgcattagagtagtgtagcatgttactgctttccgttaatcctattctgatgcatagcctgtcattgttgctacaactgttgataccttacctgcaatcctaaatgcttagtataggatgctagattatcatcagtggccttacactcttgtccatctgccatgttatactactgggccgtgaccacttcgggaggtgatcacgggcatatgatatatacttatactgttacattacttatgatactgttcggagatgggggctaaagcggcaggtggctccatcccggtagaggtgggcctgggttcccgacggtccccgactgttactttgtggcggagcgacagggcaggttgagaccacctaggagagaggtgggcctggccctggtcggcgttcgcggatacttaacacgcttaacgagatcttggtatttgatctgagtctggctactggcctatacgcactaaccatctacgcggggacagttatgggcactcgacgtcgtggtatcagccgaagccttcgtgacgtcaacgactgagcgacgcgcgctggattggactggaacgcctattaggctaggtctgcttccggccgcgttcgcaacgtgcaggtgtgcaaagggcgatgggcccagacccctgcgtcataggatttagaccggcgtgctaacctctctgttgtgcctaggtagggctgcaacgtgttgatctttcgaggtcgggcatgacccagaaaagtgtgtccggccaaatgggatcgagtgtgttgggaaatgtggtgcacccctggagggaagttgatctattcgaatagccgtgtccctcggtaaaaggacgacccggggttgtaccttgaccttatgacaactagaaccggatacttaataaaacacacccttccaagtgccagatacaaccggcgatcactctctcacagggcaacgaggggaggatcatcggttaggtttatgctatgcggtgctacttggtgaacttaccatctactctcttctcctgctgcaagatggaggttaccagaagcgtagtcttcgattggactagctatccccctcttatttcggcattctacagttcagtccacatatgatacccttattccatttgataccaatgcatacatatgtagtgtagctccttgcttgcgagtactttggatgagtactcacggttgctttgctcccccttttcccccttcctttacCCGATtgatgcgaccagacgttggagcccaggagccagacgccactgtcgatgacgactactactactcgggaggtgcctactactacatgcagcccgctgacggcgaccaggagtagtttaggaggatcccaggcaggaggcctgcgcctctttcgatctgtatcccagtttgtgctagccttcttaaggcaaacttatttaacttatgtttgtactcagatattgttgcttccgctgactcgtctatgatcgagctcttgtattcgagtcttcgaggcccctggcttgtaatatgattctTGTATGACTTatattatttgtagagttgtgttgtgatatcttcctgtgagtccctgatcttgatcatacacgtttgcgtgtatgattagtgtacggttgaattgGTGGCGTCACATCTCCAGAGTCATGTGTAAGGGTTCGTTTTAGGAGTCACTACCGTCGAACAAATAAAAATACGCACTGTTGTTTATAGTGTACTGGCACTCTCTAATGATGTTCTCTTTTCAACATGAACACACAATTTGTAACTACATTACATACAAATATGAGTTATTGATAAACTGTTTTGTCACTTTTTGATGGAATTAGCCTCGTTGGATAAATCAAAAGTTTTAGTCTTCATTTTTACTGAAGATCTTGCTAATCTTGTTATCCATTTCATTAGCTTTGACTTGATTCATCTCGCTGCGTAAAAGAATGTACATTGCCTCTTCCCTCCAGTCTTCGACTTCATCCTGTGAAATTTTGCCGAGAGGAAAAGTATATTATTAGAGTTGGTGCAAAAAAGTTTTATATAAGTAAATATATGTAGACTTACTGTCAAATCTTCCAGATCTTCGATGAACGTTTCACCATTGTAGAGGAATGCAAGCTTTAAAACAGCGAACAGTGATTCTCCATTTTCTACCACTGGAACATCTTGCACGGTATGACACTGTCATCTTGTACCCTTGGAATTCATTGTTTGTTCTAGTATGACGTTGAAGACTTCTTTAAACCTAGGTACCTGGGAATTGCATTTTGTAATTGTTTTAATACTGCAACTTGTAAAACTGAAAAAATTATTATGCACAAATGCTTACGATTGCCGACTTATGAACATGATATTCCTGAAACtgtgtttctctttcttcttcagCGTCTTCATTTTCCTGAAGAACTCGTTCTGCTTCAAATGGATCCAATTCATCCATGTCTATCTTTTCTTTCTCAAATTCCTCTGGAGTCGCTTCTCGAGAATCAATAATGTGAACTTTGTGTTTATATTTGTCCAGCATATATAATACGTAACCGTTATCCTTCTCCATTGGAATAAATATCTGCGTATAAAATACTTTTTGCTTAGATGACAGTTTAATATAAAGTAATTTAATACAACACATATTTTGTGATTTTGTCATGGAGGAAAGGGTTGTCACCATGTTTGCTGTTGAGAGTTTTTTCCGTTGATTTTCTTTGAGATACATGGGAACCAGCTGATTCtttgttttttgcaattcacttttAAATTTTGTAATACTAGTTTTGTGTTTCTTTAAATCCAATATATGCTGCAAATAATAATTATGATAAAAAGACTGTCAGAAGAAACAGCTGTGTAACAATATAAAAAGAGTAGGTGTTGCAATGTAGATAAGATTTTGCTTTTTAAAAATTTATCTCTGCAAAGTTTGGTCCTAATATTATTCTGTCACTCTCTTTTGAATCTTGTCTGCTTTCCCAGATTTCTGCTATATCATCGAGCACCCTCTTTTCCATATGATGCGGTATGTTCGTCTGTGCTGGTCTTGGACCAAATACTGCCTTCAGTTGGGCTCCAGTAAGTTGCGTGCTTTCACTCTCTCTAAGGATGCGCCTAAATATAATTTTGCTGCGACAGGGAGATACAATAATTTTGTTGTGCTAGTGTCAGTGAGAAACAGATTTATTTACCTTATTTTCGGTCTCGTTCCAACTATTTTGATGTGCAATAGAAAACAACTCACTTTTTGAATTCCTCCTACCAGCTGTCGCTCATGACTATTTGGAAGAGGTCGGACGCCTCTTTTGTGTGTTGGAAGCAATATGAATGTTTTGGGTATAGATTGGTGATTCGTCCCTTTTTCCTTTTTGTTGCATCTATTTCTGTCAGGGGAAGCAGATATGTAATATATAAGCT is drawn from Triticum dicoccoides isolate Atlit2015 ecotype Zavitan chromosome 4A, WEW_v2.0, whole genome shotgun sequence and contains these coding sequences:
- the LOC119285772 gene encoding acyl carrier protein 2, mitochondrial-like, with protein sequence MAAAAARNLVLRHLRLAAAPASSVALRPAAALQGALSRRRWMSSEDAKGSFLDKDEVTERTIKVVKNFQKIDDPSKVKADAHFKDDLGLDSLDAVEVVMSLEEEFGFEIPDNEADKIDSIKAAVDFIASHPKAK